From a region of the Tautonia rosea genome:
- a CDS encoding DUF1559 domain-containing protein, translating into MNRRHAFTLIELLVVIAIIGVLIALLLPAVQSAREAARRAQCTNNLKQIGLAMHTYESLHNRLPPGRKGTSWGTWIVFILPQMEQRALYDAFNFDGNNTVPRGPMDTPLRFFGDANVTVVSTRIASYVCPSDAPANPNDRGRVLSGQTFFATQHNYVANFGNSMLLQPAIYPPGASAGDPGAVAFGGAPFTDMGSPFVDIASVNFPPPSQGLNALGFNSFRDGTSNTMLVSETVIGFNRDSRGFSWWGDGATFEAYLSPNSPAPDRLNGGCSYPFGENPPCIRLSVADIIHTTLAARSRHPGGVNAVLADGSVRFVKNSVSLPVWRALSTTKGGEVISADSY; encoded by the coding sequence ATGAATCGACGTCACGCCTTCACCCTGATCGAGCTACTGGTGGTCATTGCGATCATCGGCGTGCTCATCGCCCTCTTGCTGCCGGCCGTCCAAAGCGCCCGCGAGGCCGCCCGGCGTGCCCAGTGCACCAACAACCTGAAGCAGATCGGCCTGGCCATGCACACCTACGAGAGCCTGCACAATCGGCTCCCGCCCGGTCGGAAGGGCACCAGTTGGGGCACCTGGATCGTTTTCATCCTCCCTCAGATGGAGCAACGCGCCCTCTACGACGCCTTCAACTTCGACGGCAACAACACCGTGCCGCGCGGCCCGATGGACACGCCGCTCCGCTTCTTCGGCGACGCGAATGTCACCGTGGTCTCGACCCGGATCGCGTCCTATGTCTGCCCCAGCGACGCGCCGGCCAACCCAAACGACCGCGGTCGGGTTCTCTCGGGGCAGACCTTCTTCGCAACCCAGCACAATTACGTGGCGAACTTCGGCAACTCCATGCTCCTGCAACCGGCCATCTACCCGCCAGGGGCCTCGGCGGGCGACCCGGGGGCCGTCGCGTTTGGCGGGGCGCCCTTCACCGACATGGGCAGCCCCTTCGTCGACATCGCCTCGGTCAACTTCCCGCCCCCATCGCAGGGGCTCAATGCCTTGGGCTTCAACAGCTTCCGGGATGGCACCTCGAACACGATGCTCGTCTCCGAGACGGTCATCGGCTTCAACCGCGACTCGCGAGGCTTCTCCTGGTGGGGGGACGGGGCGACCTTCGAGGCCTACCTGTCGCCGAATAGCCCGGCGCCCGACCGTCTCAATGGCGGGTGCAGCTACCCTTTCGGTGAGAATCCTCCTTGCATCCGCCTCTCGGTGGCCGACATCATTCATACGACCCTCGCCGCCCGGAGCCGGCACCCCGGCGGCGTGAACGCGGTCCTGGCCGACGGCAGCGTCCGCTTCGTCAAGAACTCCGTCAGCCTCCCCGTCTGGCGTGCCCTGAGCACGACCAAGGGGGGCGAGGTGATCTCGGCCGACTCCTACTGA
- a CDS encoding carbon storage regulator, producing the protein MPMLVLTRRKNEAIVLNERFVVSIVDIKDDKVRLGIDAPLGASVYRREVYEAITTASRAQQTKTAESPSAPPPLPQQELADRTEQRDGMGLPSSSTEPLPPPTTLTVSPRHLSILDAYCTMMQERYGISMNREQALASILDSSNATK; encoded by the coding sequence ATGCCCATGTTGGTGTTGACTCGAAGGAAGAACGAGGCCATCGTCCTTAACGAGCGGTTTGTTGTCTCGATCGTCGACATCAAGGACGACAAGGTGCGCCTGGGGATCGATGCCCCCTTGGGTGCCAGTGTTTACCGGCGCGAGGTTTACGAGGCGATCACGACGGCTTCGCGGGCTCAGCAGACGAAGACGGCCGAATCACCATCGGCCCCGCCCCCGTTGCCGCAGCAGGAACTCGCCGATCGAACAGAGCAACGGGATGGGATGGGACTGCCGTCCTCTTCGACCGAACCGCTTCCGCCACCAACGACGTTGACCGTATCTCCTCGGCATCTCTCAATCCTTGACGCGTATTGCACCATGATGCAGGAGCGGTACGGGATCTCGATGAACCGAGAGCAGGCCCTTGCGTCGATCCTCGATTCCTCCAACGCCACGAAGTGA
- a CDS encoding multicopper oxidase domain-containing protein, with translation MRRGTHRRRASGRVRRFELLELEPRVLMTAILVPGQSDGPLHQPPEIRSVDGVLRAEATITRAGLPGSGRPVLWGGEPIFSNPNLTPEIPPQSPRPNANFAAGYQFTTADGVVLPPQFPAPTLRIEPGDVLDLTLHNALGDDPPDPPPPAVTYITNLHAHGFLVSPLGDGDNVYRQMLPGGSYRTRIEVPTTQQAGVNWYHTHQHGSTADQVYGGLAGFFQVGDALDPWPDLVGNYDERLLGLTLVNVAIDPQTGERMPANLGYTKRQQPPYGQDWQKLINGQFNPEITLRPGETEIWTFSSIGRNGFYNLGIVDADGENGWAGTVISHDGNSHDLVPRPLALDLPTPYLVEGPTFVAPGARLTMAVTAPQEPGTYYLVDNLAPNINPLDTFFALATIRVEGDPVTEPPPVFPPVGTIPEVYHLPPDHQRTFIFDIEGNVFTINGSAFPEGPIVSIQAGQVEEWTLVNASGVDHPFHIHQTDFAVISINGEPVSLDGSGTYPYVSQRDTITIPANGEVVIRWRVTPHLGKYVFHCHILTHEDAGMMMSVLAGPNEDQRRIALGAARGGGGSVLVQDGNGDRVGVVNPLPRGWTGGVATAVGDLTGDLVQDIVTAPNAFGGGGWIVAYDGEDLRPILRFRPFPESPRAGLNVAVGDLDRDGRAEIVAARIGPGPSLVRIFDADGTLRRELLGTLPGSFLRGVTIASADFNGDNYDDLAIGAGLGRAPLVVGLDGYSLGGDPHTVPVRLFEFTAPGNARSGVQVAGGYYDPRTRPGLLANLITTPILGPDAGQVTVWNVAPSLGSYHGMSASHASGHAPGPHHDTMRPPPEALATFRPLGRRPAPGLRLQVSRLGVAGLDALVAWLRPHFPSYVNIDDQGTIRNLHPPRP, from the coding sequence ATGCGACGAGGGACGCATCGAAGGCGGGCTTCGGGGCGGGTCCGGCGGTTCGAGCTGCTCGAACTGGAGCCGAGAGTCTTGATGACGGCGATCCTGGTGCCGGGCCAGTCGGATGGCCCGCTGCATCAGCCTCCAGAGATCCGGAGCGTCGACGGCGTTCTCCGCGCCGAGGCGACGATCACCCGCGCGGGCCTGCCCGGCTCGGGTCGGCCGGTGCTCTGGGGGGGCGAGCCGATCTTCTCCAACCCGAACCTCACGCCCGAGATCCCGCCCCAGTCTCCCCGGCCGAACGCCAACTTCGCGGCCGGCTATCAGTTCACCACGGCCGACGGCGTCGTCTTGCCGCCGCAGTTCCCGGCCCCGACCCTGCGCATCGAGCCGGGCGACGTGCTCGACCTGACCTTGCACAACGCCCTCGGTGACGACCCGCCGGACCCCCCGCCGCCGGCCGTCACCTATATCACGAATCTGCATGCGCACGGATTCCTTGTCAGCCCGCTCGGCGACGGCGACAACGTCTACCGCCAGATGCTCCCCGGCGGCAGCTACCGGACCCGGATCGAGGTGCCGACCACTCAGCAGGCGGGGGTCAACTGGTACCACACCCACCAGCACGGCTCGACCGCCGACCAGGTCTACGGCGGCCTCGCCGGGTTCTTCCAGGTGGGCGACGCCCTCGACCCCTGGCCCGATCTGGTCGGCAACTACGATGAGCGCCTGCTCGGCCTGACCCTGGTCAACGTTGCCATCGACCCCCAGACCGGCGAGCGGATGCCCGCGAACCTCGGCTACACCAAGCGGCAACAGCCCCCCTACGGCCAGGACTGGCAGAAACTGATCAACGGCCAGTTCAACCCCGAGATCACCCTCCGCCCCGGCGAGACGGAAATCTGGACCTTCTCCTCGATCGGCCGCAACGGTTTCTACAACCTTGGAATCGTCGATGCCGACGGCGAGAACGGCTGGGCCGGCACCGTGATCTCGCACGACGGCAACAGCCACGACCTCGTCCCCCGCCCCTTGGCGCTCGATCTGCCGACCCCGTACCTCGTTGAAGGCCCCACCTTCGTCGCCCCGGGCGCCCGGCTCACGATGGCCGTGACCGCGCCCCAGGAGCCGGGCACCTACTACCTCGTCGACAACCTCGCCCCGAACATCAACCCGCTCGACACCTTCTTCGCCCTCGCCACCATCCGGGTCGAGGGCGACCCCGTCACCGAGCCCCCGCCTGTCTTCCCGCCGGTCGGCACCATTCCCGAGGTCTACCACCTCCCCCCCGACCATCAACGCACCTTCATCTTTGACATCGAAGGAAACGTCTTCACGATCAACGGCTCCGCCTTCCCCGAGGGCCCGATCGTCTCGATTCAGGCCGGGCAGGTCGAGGAGTGGACCCTCGTCAACGCCTCCGGCGTCGATCACCCCTTCCACATCCATCAGACCGACTTCGCCGTCATCTCGATCAACGGTGAGCCCGTCTCGCTCGACGGCTCGGGCACCTACCCCTATGTCTCCCAGCGAGACACCATCACCATCCCCGCCAACGGCGAGGTCGTCATCCGCTGGCGGGTCACACCCCACCTCGGCAAATATGTCTTCCACTGCCACATCCTCACGCACGAAGACGCCGGGATGATGATGTCCGTCCTCGCCGGCCCGAACGAAGACCAGCGCCGGATCGCCCTGGGTGCCGCTCGCGGCGGCGGCGGATCGGTCCTCGTGCAGGACGGCAACGGCGATCGCGTCGGCGTGGTCAACCCCCTGCCCCGAGGCTGGACCGGCGGCGTGGCCACCGCCGTCGGCGACCTTACCGGCGACCTCGTCCAGGACATCGTCACCGCCCCGAACGCCTTCGGCGGCGGCGGTTGGATCGTCGCCTACGACGGCGAGGACCTCCGCCCGATCCTCCGCTTTCGCCCCTTCCCCGAATCCCCTCGCGCCGGCTTGAACGTGGCGGTCGGCGACCTCGACCGCGACGGACGCGCCGAGATCGTCGCCGCCCGCATCGGCCCCGGCCCGAGCCTCGTCCGCATCTTCGACGCCGACGGCACCCTCCGCCGCGAACTCCTCGGCACCCTCCCCGGCTCGTTCCTCCGAGGGGTCACGATTGCCTCGGCCGATTTCAACGGCGACAATTATGACGACCTGGCCATCGGTGCCGGCCTCGGCCGCGCTCCGCTGGTCGTCGGCCTCGACGGCTACTCCCTCGGCGGCGATCCCCACACCGTCCCGGTGCGTCTCTTCGAGTTTACCGCCCCCGGCAACGCCCGCTCCGGCGTGCAGGTGGCCGGCGGCTACTACGACCCGAGGACCCGCCCCGGCCTGCTCGCGAACCTCATCACCACGCCGATCCTCGGCCCCGATGCCGGTCAGGTGACCGTCTGGAACGTCGCCCCCAGCCTCGGCTCGTACCACGGCATGAGCGCCTCCCACGCGTCCGGCCACGCACCAGGACCGCACCACGATACGATGCGTCCCCCTCCCGAGGCACTCGCCACCTTCCGCCCCCTCGGCCGACGCCCCGCGCCCGGCCTCCGGCTTCAGGTCAGCCGCCTTGGCGTAGCCGGGCTCGATGCTCTGGTCGCCTGGCTCCGACCCCACTTCCCCTCATATGTCAACATCGACGACCAGGGGACGATCCGCAACCTCCACCCACCCCGCCCTTGA
- a CDS encoding Gfo/Idh/MocA family protein, whose amino-acid sequence MSIRSSLSRRRFLQRAAAVSAAPWIVPHSVFGRNGSAPSERIRLGFIGMGKQSQYHLRWFLDQDDVQVLAVCDVDTTRRDDARAKVDAKYENSDCAAYNDDRELIARDDIDAVVICTPDHWHAITILEACKAGKDIYCEKPLTLTIHEAKACIDAVKAHDIVFQTGSQQRSSPEFRQACEVVRNGMIGDIKRVLVDVGGPSHWCDLGEEPLEPGLDWDRWLGPAPERPYNEVLSPRGVHDHYPNWRSFREYSGGGMTDWGAHHFDIAQWGLGMDHSGPSEVILPDDPSADRGVTFLYPGGIEVIHGPGGGVTFIGTEGEVFVNRGQWRTTPESLKDADIPADGVHLYDSPGHQRDWLNCIRERRQPICDVEVGARSVTVCHLGNLAYWHRRPLRWDPSSWSFLDDTDPALLDIDRRAPYLLPTL is encoded by the coding sequence ATGTCGATTCGATCTTCGCTCTCGCGTCGCCGATTCCTCCAGCGGGCCGCCGCGGTGTCCGCCGCTCCCTGGATCGTGCCTCACTCCGTCTTCGGCCGTAACGGCTCGGCCCCCAGCGAGCGGATCCGCCTGGGCTTCATCGGCATGGGGAAGCAGAGCCAGTACCACCTCCGCTGGTTCCTCGATCAGGACGATGTGCAGGTGCTGGCCGTCTGCGATGTCGACACCACCCGCCGCGACGACGCCAGGGCGAAGGTCGATGCGAAGTACGAGAACTCCGACTGCGCCGCGTACAATGACGACCGCGAGCTGATCGCCCGAGACGACATCGACGCCGTCGTCATCTGCACCCCCGACCACTGGCACGCCATCACCATCCTTGAGGCCTGCAAGGCCGGCAAGGACATTTACTGCGAGAAACCACTCACCCTCACCATCCACGAGGCCAAGGCCTGCATCGACGCCGTCAAGGCCCACGACATTGTCTTCCAGACCGGCAGCCAGCAGCGCTCCAGCCCCGAGTTCCGCCAGGCCTGCGAGGTCGTCCGCAACGGCATGATCGGCGACATCAAGCGAGTGCTTGTGGATGTCGGCGGCCCGAGCCACTGGTGCGACCTCGGCGAGGAACCGCTCGAACCCGGCCTCGACTGGGACCGCTGGCTCGGCCCCGCCCCCGAACGGCCGTACAACGAGGTCCTCAGCCCCCGAGGCGTCCACGACCACTACCCCAACTGGCGATCCTTCCGCGAATACTCCGGCGGCGGCATGACCGACTGGGGCGCCCACCACTTCGACATCGCCCAGTGGGGCCTCGGCATGGACCACTCCGGCCCCTCCGAGGTCATCCTGCCCGACGACCCGAGCGCCGACCGCGGCGTCACCTTCCTCTACCCCGGCGGCATCGAGGTCATCCACGGCCCCGGCGGCGGCGTCACCTTCATCGGCACCGAGGGGGAGGTCTTCGTCAATCGCGGCCAGTGGCGCACCACCCCCGAGTCCCTGAAAGACGCCGACATCCCCGCCGACGGCGTCCACCTCTACGACTCTCCCGGCCACCAGCGCGACTGGCTCAACTGCATCCGAGAGCGTCGCCAGCCCATCTGCGACGTCGAGGTCGGCGCCCGCTCCGTCACCGTCTGCCACCTCGGCAACCTCGCCTACTGGCACCGCCGCCCCCTCCGCTGGGACCCCTCCTCCTGGTCCTTCCTCGACGACACCGACCCGGCCCTGCTCGACATCGACCGCCGCGCGCCCTACCTCCTGCCCACCCTCTGA
- a CDS encoding ISNCY family transposase, with translation MNPDRIAMSQRDRDILTVLKPVLDGHRSQAEAARLLGKSTRQVRRLVARLKDEGDAGLIHKLRDRPSNRRMKTATKCNILSFYKEHLQGFGPTLAAETLAEEGLHVSAETLRRWLTAEGLWQPTPRRDTHRSRRPRRACFGELIPLDASIHDWTEGRGETMALSAMIDDATGRVLARFAPAETTDAYFELLGRWLRAHGRPVALYSDKKTVFRVPPAEGRDTPPSQFGRACEELGITLIFAHSPQAKGRVERFFGTAQDRWVKQMRRAGITTIAEANALLTRTLLPHFNRHFTVAPAEPSDAHRPWLHREHDLRAILCPQQPRVVSNDYVVRVEGRLLQLARPALPGLRGGVVLVESRRDGTLAIRFQGRYLRFQEITARPAATPPPRRRREPSASPPHRPAPDHPWRTPSPPPKNG, from the coding sequence ATGAACCCCGATCGGATTGCCATGAGTCAACGTGATCGCGATATCCTCACCGTCCTCAAGCCGGTCCTCGACGGCCACCGTTCCCAGGCCGAGGCCGCTCGACTGCTCGGCAAGAGCACCAGGCAGGTCCGACGTCTCGTCGCGCGCCTGAAAGACGAGGGAGATGCCGGGCTGATCCACAAGCTCCGGGATCGTCCCTCGAATCGAAGAATGAAAACAGCAACAAAATGCAACATCCTCTCGTTCTACAAGGAGCATCTCCAGGGCTTCGGCCCCACGCTCGCCGCGGAAACCCTGGCCGAAGAGGGCCTACATGTCTCTGCCGAGACCCTCAGGCGATGGCTCACGGCCGAGGGGCTCTGGCAACCGACCCCGCGACGCGACACCCACCGCTCCCGACGCCCGCGACGCGCCTGCTTCGGCGAGCTGATCCCGCTCGATGCCTCGATCCACGACTGGACCGAGGGACGCGGCGAGACCATGGCATTGTCGGCCATGATCGACGACGCCACTGGCCGCGTCCTGGCCCGCTTCGCCCCGGCCGAGACGACCGACGCGTACTTCGAGCTGCTGGGGCGTTGGCTGCGGGCTCACGGCCGCCCCGTGGCCCTCTACAGCGACAAGAAGACCGTCTTCCGCGTCCCCCCGGCCGAGGGGCGGGACACGCCCCCCTCGCAGTTCGGCCGCGCCTGCGAGGAACTGGGCATCACGCTGATCTTCGCCCACAGCCCGCAGGCCAAGGGACGCGTCGAACGCTTCTTCGGCACCGCCCAGGACCGCTGGGTCAAGCAGATGCGGCGGGCCGGCATCACGACGATCGCCGAGGCCAACGCCCTGCTGACTCGCACGCTCCTGCCGCACTTCAACCGCCACTTCACCGTGGCCCCCGCCGAGCCGTCCGACGCCCACCGCCCCTGGCTCCACCGCGAGCACGACCTGCGTGCGATCCTCTGCCCGCAGCAGCCCCGCGTCGTCAGCAATGATTACGTCGTCCGCGTCGAGGGCCGTCTGCTGCAACTGGCCAGGCCCGCGTTACCGGGCCTGCGTGGCGGCGTGGTCCTCGTCGAGTCCCGCCGCGACGGCACGCTGGCGATCCGCTTCCAGGGCCGGTACCTTCGTTTCCAGGAGATCACGGCCCGACCGGCTGCCACCCCGCCCCCTCGCCGCCGCCGCGAACCCTCGGCCAGCCCTCCCCACCGCCCGGCCCCCGACCACCCCTGGAGAACCCCCTCTCCGCCCCCCAAGAACGGATGA
- a CDS encoding DUF1559 family PulG-like putative transporter — MRRRTRRGFTLIELLVVIGVLSLVMALLLPAVQAARGSARRMQCAANLRQIGLAIHAYHDVNLCLPPGNLGSYDARFMSGSTCPSPFTDQGFLVRLLPFGGQTALFNAVNQDLRIVSSENSTVFGTVVSQYVCPDDADAGVPYLSFPQARLEDETIGLGAPGTVASGSYAGVYGSTLLRGAPWPELGCRPDPIRLRGVNGCIVEGLTVRVSSITDGTSHTMMVTEKASAALRVMDPWDPLFSKLRGWWFLGAHTDSHMTAYYPPNYYRRVRPTRGTWGAISYSAASFHPGGLNALMADGSVRFLSETIDAKEPPPYGGVVLPKLGLWQKLATRNGNEVMSLD, encoded by the coding sequence ATGCGAAGGCGTACAAGGCGGGGCTTCACCCTGATCGAACTCCTCGTCGTGATCGGCGTGCTCTCGCTTGTGATGGCGTTGCTGCTTCCCGCGGTCCAGGCGGCGCGAGGGTCAGCGCGGCGGATGCAATGCGCGGCCAACCTGAGACAGATCGGGTTGGCGATCCATGCCTACCACGACGTGAATCTGTGCCTGCCGCCAGGCAACCTGGGAAGTTATGACGCTCGATTCATGTCGGGCTCGACGTGCCCCTCCCCGTTCACGGACCAGGGGTTTCTGGTCAGGCTCCTGCCGTTCGGCGGGCAAACCGCGCTGTTCAACGCGGTGAACCAGGATCTTCGCATCGTCTCATCTGAGAATTCGACGGTCTTCGGCACGGTCGTTTCCCAATATGTCTGTCCCGACGATGCCGACGCGGGCGTCCCTTATCTCAGTTTTCCCCAGGCGCGGTTGGAAGACGAAACCATCGGTCTGGGGGCACCGGGAACCGTGGCTTCGGGAAGCTACGCCGGAGTCTATGGATCGACCCTCCTGCGCGGCGCGCCGTGGCCAGAGCTGGGCTGCCGCCCAGATCCCATCCGGTTGCGAGGAGTCAACGGATGCATCGTCGAGGGGTTGACGGTGCGAGTCAGTTCGATCACCGACGGCACGAGCCACACGATGATGGTGACCGAGAAGGCGTCGGCGGCGTTGCGGGTCATGGATCCGTGGGATCCGCTGTTTTCCAAACTGCGGGGCTGGTGGTTTCTCGGCGCTCATACGGATAGTCACATGACGGCATACTATCCGCCCAATTATTACCGGCGTGTGCGGCCGACGCGAGGGACGTGGGGCGCGATCTCGTATTCGGCGGCCTCGTTCCACCCCGGGGGGCTGAACGCCTTGATGGCGGATGGCTCGGTCCGGTTCTTGAGCGAGACCATCGACGCCAAAGAACCGCCTCCTTACGGAGGAGTGGTGCTCCCGAAGTTGGGCCTCTGGCAGAAGCTGGCCACGAGGAACGGGAATGAAGTGATGAGCCTGGATTAA